The Malus domestica chromosome 06, GDT2T_hap1 genome has a segment encoding these proteins:
- the LOC108172515 gene encoding uncharacterized protein codes for MQSSSKCLADLCGALHCDAVMNTKSSKTKCNPASVAWNHHLCEGLANRCFPINQSPSARRLNEFFLHQFCHAHTCSGKRKLFPRGGEKHISVFYLAISILTLMLLPIFYLMVYLHQRYHFFGHLDFTFGFVARFS; via the exons atGCAGAGTAGCAGCAAGTGCTTAGCTGATTTATGCGGAGCTTTGCATTGCGATGCTGTGATGAATACCAAGTCGAGCAAAACCAAATGCAATCCTGCATCTGTTGCATGGAATCACCACCTATGTGAG GGTCTTGCCAATAGATGTTTCCCGATTAATCAAAGTCCTTCAGCACGCCGTCTTAAtg AGTTTTTCTTGCACCAATTTTGTCACGCTCATACTTGCTCGGGGAAACGGAAACTTTTTCCCAGAGGAGGAGAG aAACATATAAGTGTATTCTACCTGGCTATCTCCATACTAACTTTGATGCTGCTCCCTATTTTCTATCTGATGGTGTATTTGCACCAAAGGTATCACTTTTTCGGACACTTAGATTTCACATTTGGATTTGTTGcaagattttcctaa
- the LOC139197083 gene encoding GTP-binding protein ERG-like: MLVRNQKRVKGKASLQTFIGSNSNQSQALLETALERAGDEDSGYEEEMVKEEDQNAFSVGIIGALNARKSALTTH, from the exons ATGCTGGTGAG GAATCAAAAGCGAGTGAAAGGTAAAGCTTCTCTCCAAACATTCATCGGCAGCAATTCCAACCAGAGCCAG GCGCTTCTCGAGACGGCATTGGAACGTGCAGGGGATGAGGATTCAGGGTATGAGGAGGAAATGGTAAAGGAGGAGGACCAAAACGCGTTCTCTGTTGGGATAATTGGTGCCCTGAATGCCAGAAAGTCTGCACTCACCACTCATTAA